Proteins encoded within one genomic window of Trichocoleus sp. FACHB-46:
- a CDS encoding ATP-binding protein gives MMQTEPPVNILLVDDHVENLLALEGVLASLGQNLVRVCSGKEALKCLLEQDFALILLDIQMPEMDGFETATLIRSRARSRHIPIIFMTALHNSDQLVYKGYSVGAVDYLFKPIEPEILLSKVAAFVELFQKTAQIQRQADQLEAVNAELRTSQARLQNFLDHANDLIHIMSPSGELLYVNPAWKHTLGYDEADLNNLAIDIVHPQSRGRWLEAIYWVQAKPATRSLEITFLGKEGREVIVEGTLSSRFEADQLKAIHCIFHDITQRKQAERSLRQYTAQLHQVLDFNDMLKRITDKLRDSLDEGQILATVVQELALVLGVNRCQAALYDLTQQTATIAYEYTASMFSEQGSVIEMAYFPEYEQLQEGQSLQLCNLIPHPIQGRVAMLACAIVDDQGVLGDLRLVNDKDYPFRDLELHLVQQVANQCAIAIRQARLYQAAQAQVAALERLNGLKDDFLSTISHELRTPISNIKMATQMLKMTLEPLEIPPSADLERYFQILQSECEQEISLINDLLDLSRLDADAEPLLLTSIKLSTWVPHVAETFMERAHTQQQQIQVDLPDDLPALTTDLIDLERVLSELLGNACKYTPPGEQIKISAEATPERLQLHISNSGVEIPVEECDRIFDKFYRIPNNDPWKYSGTGLGLALVKKRVERLGATIHVASEAAQTRFSIEFPLPTS, from the coding sequence TTGCTAGCGCTAGAAGGAGTTCTCGCTAGTTTAGGTCAAAATTTGGTGCGAGTTTGTTCGGGTAAAGAAGCCTTGAAGTGCTTGCTGGAGCAAGACTTTGCTCTGATTTTGCTCGATATCCAAATGCCGGAAATGGATGGATTTGAGACGGCGACTCTAATTCGTAGCCGCGCGCGATCGCGCCATATCCCGATTATTTTCATGACGGCGCTCCACAACAGCGACCAGCTGGTTTACAAAGGCTATTCGGTCGGAGCAGTAGATTATTTATTCAAACCGATTGAGCCAGAAATTCTCCTCTCCAAGGTAGCTGCCTTTGTAGAGCTGTTTCAGAAGACTGCTCAGATCCAACGGCAAGCAGACCAATTAGAAGCTGTAAACGCTGAACTGCGCACGAGCCAAGCACGGTTGCAAAACTTCTTAGACCATGCCAATGATTTAATCCATATCATGTCTCCGTCTGGGGAGTTGCTCTATGTCAACCCCGCATGGAAACATACGTTGGGTTATGACGAAGCGGACCTCAACAACTTAGCCATAGACATTGTGCATCCGCAAAGCCGAGGACGATGGCTAGAAGCAATCTACTGGGTGCAGGCAAAACCCGCTACCCGCAGCTTGGAAATCACATTTTTGGGTAAAGAGGGACGAGAAGTTATAGTTGAAGGCACCTTGAGCAGCCGATTTGAAGCAGATCAGCTCAAGGCAATTCACTGTATCTTTCACGATATTACGCAACGCAAGCAGGCCGAGCGATCGCTACGCCAGTATACTGCTCAGTTGCATCAAGTCCTCGACTTTAATGACATGCTCAAGCGCATCACCGATAAGTTGCGGGATAGCTTGGATGAAGGACAAATTTTAGCTACTGTTGTGCAGGAGTTAGCTCTAGTACTAGGCGTAAATCGTTGCCAAGCAGCTCTGTACGATCTGACCCAACAAACTGCGACGATCGCTTATGAATACACTGCCTCTATGTTTTCAGAGCAAGGCTCTGTGATCGAGATGGCCTATTTCCCTGAATATGAGCAACTCCAAGAAGGGCAATCCCTACAGTTGTGCAACTTAATCCCCCATCCGATTCAAGGGCGAGTTGCCATGCTGGCTTGCGCGATCGTGGATGACCAAGGAGTATTAGGAGATCTACGCTTGGTCAATGACAAAGACTATCCTTTTAGAGATTTAGAATTACATTTAGTGCAGCAAGTAGCCAACCAATGCGCGATCGCTATTCGCCAAGCGCGGCTCTATCAGGCGGCTCAGGCCCAAGTGGCAGCCCTAGAAAGACTCAATGGTCTCAAGGATGACTTTTTAAGCACCATATCCCATGAGTTACGCACTCCTATCTCCAACATCAAAATGGCAACTCAGATGTTGAAGATGACTTTAGAGCCGCTAGAGATACCACCATCAGCAGATTTAGAGCGTTATTTCCAGATTTTGCAGAGCGAATGTGAACAAGAAATTAGCTTAATTAATGACCTGCTAGACTTGTCCCGCCTAGATGCTGATGCAGAACCCTTACTATTAACCAGCATCAAACTTAGTACTTGGGTGCCGCATGTAGCAGAAACTTTTATGGAACGGGCTCATACTCAACAGCAGCAAATCCAGGTTGATCTCCCTGATGATCTCCCTGCTCTCACTACAGACCTGATTGATTTAGAGCGCGTCTTGTCGGAGTTGCTTGGTAACGCCTGTAAATACACCCCCCCAGGTGAGCAGATTAAAATCTCCGCCGAGGCTACCCCCGAACGGTTACAGCTACATATCAGCAATTCTGGGGTGGAGATCCCAGTGGAGGAATGCGATCGCATTTTTGATAAGTTCTACCGCATCCCCAACAACGATCCCTGGAAGTATAGCGGTACTGGCTTAGGCTTAGCGTTAGTCAAGAAACGGGTCGAACGGTTAGGCGCGACCATCCACGTCGCTAGTGAAGCCGCACAGACGCGATTTAGTATTGAGTTTCCCTTGCCCACTTCCTAA